The sequence GTCCCGCCCGCCTACGGCCAGACCGTCGCCGACGACGCTGATCTCGTCGTCGGACGCGACCTGCGCACCCTCGGCTATCCCGCCCCGCGGCTTGGCCGCAGCGGAGAGGTCTCCTGGGCCCTCCAACGCGGAGCCGAAGGCTTCGAATACGCCATCGTCGTCGAACGCCGACGCATCGGTGACCAGACCCTCTTCGCCTTCACCATCACCACCAACGCCGACGCCGACGACCCGGTCGCCCTGGGCCGACAGCGCGTTCGCGACGCCCTCGAAGCCGGCTACGACAACGCGCTCAAGCAACACACCCGCTGGTGGAAGCGCTTCTGGTCCCGCTCCGCCGTCGCTCTGCCCGACCCGCGGATCGAACAGCACTACTACCTGGTCCAATACTTCTACGGCGCCGCCTCGCGCCGCGGCGCGCCGCCCATTCCCCTCCAGGGCGTCTGGACCGCCGATGAAGGAACCATCCCGCCGTGGAAGGGCGACTACCACAACGACCTGAACACCCAGCTGACCTACTGGTCCTATCTGGCCGCCGACCACCTCGATGAAGGGGCCTGCTTCCTCGATTTCCTCTGGAACCTGATGCCCGCCGCCCGCCGCTTCGCCCGTGACTTCTACGACACCCGCGGCGCGTGCTTTCCCGGCGTGATGGGGCTCGACGGCCAGAAACTCGGCGGCTGGCACCAGTACAGCTACTCGCCCACCAACAGCGCCTGGCTCGCCCACGCCTTCCACCGCCACTGGCGATACACGATGGACCGCGACTTCCTTCGCGACCGGGCCTACCCGTTCTGCGCCGAGATCGGACAGTGCCTCGCCGACCTCCTCGAACAGGGACCGGATGGCCTGCTCCGACTGCCGCTCTCCAGCTCGCCCGAGATGCACGACAACCGCCTCGAAGCCTGGCTCACGCCCAACACCAACTTCGACCTGAGCCTGCTCCGCTGGCTCTTCGCCGCCCTGATCGAAATGAGCGACGCCCTCGCCCAGGACTCCTCAACGTGGCGCAGCCTCCTCGACCGCCTGCCGCAGCTCGCCGTCGAAAAGACCGGCGGCGGCGAACCCAACGGCCCGCTGATGATCTGCCCGGACGAATCTCTGCGCGAATCCCACCGCCACCACTCGCACCTGATGGGCATCCACCCGCTGGGCATTCTCGACCGCGAATCTGGCCAACGCCAAGCCGACATCATCCGCAACTCGCTCCATCAGATCGACTGGCACGGCATGAACAACTGGACCGGCTACAGCTTCTCCTGGATGGCCTGCATCGCCGCCCGCGCCGCCCAACCCGAACGCGCCGCCGCCATGCTCGATCTCTTCGTCAAGGGATTCATCGCCCGCAACGGCTTCCATCTCAACGGCGACTTCAAGGAACTCGGCCTCAGCGGCTACCACTACCGGCCCTTCACCCTCGAAGGCAACTTCGCCGCCGCCGAAGCCGTCCACGAAATGCTCCTCCAGGGCTGGGGCGGCATCCTGCGCATCTTCCCCGCCGTGCCCGACGACTGGGCCGACGTCGCCTTCGACGACCTCCGCGCCGAAGGCGCCTTCCGCGTCTCCGCCCGCCGCGCCAACCGCCGAACCACCTGGCTGCGCATCACAGCCGAAACCGGAGGCCGCCTGACCCTCCGTGACCCCTTCGCCGGCGCCAGACCCCGGTGGAACAAAAAAAACATCCGCCGCCAGGGCGACCTCTGGATCGCCACCCTCAAACCCAACGAAACCCTCGAAGCCGAACTACCCGCCGTCGGTAAGTAGTGTTCAGGCCGTTCATCGATGTAAGATACTGGTGCACCTGTGTTTACACTGGCTGGTGGTGAGTGCGCCATTCGCCCGACAAAGGGCTTGACGCAAAGGCCGCATTTGCTACAATCAATTCCATGAAACGATTACACGGCCAGCCCGACACCTCCACCGCCGCCCCGGCCACCGTCACCTCCGTGGCCCGTCATGCCGGCGTTTCGGTAGGCACCGTCTCCCGGGTGCTCAATAACCACCCGCGCGTTTCCGCCGCCGCCCGCCAAGCCGTCGAACGCGCGATCCGCGAACTCGACTACCGGCCCGACCCCGTCGCCCGGTCGCTGCGACGCCGCGGAGCCAACGGCCGCGTCTGGACGGGCAACATCGGCGTCTTCTTTCCCAACACCACCCACGCCATGCTCCAGGTACCGTTCATGTCGCGCATGGTCCAGGGCGTCCAGTCCGAACTGGCTGACAACGGCTATCATCTGATCATCTCCAACACCACTGACTCCTCAGCCCTGCCCGACGTCGTCCGCGACCGCAAGGTCGAAGGCCTCCTCGTCCACGGCGACTTGGGCCTCGACCTCTGCTCGCGGCTCACCGCCGCTCTCCCAGCCGTCAGTATGGGCCAGCACGCGACGGGCCTGCCCATCGCCATGGTCAACGTCGACAACCGCGCCGCCGTCGTCACCGCCGCCACCCGACTCTTCGCCCTCGGCCATCGCCGCATCGGATTCGTCGCCCGCGACCCCGAGCATCGCGACTTCGCCGAACGCCGCGACGGCTACCGCCAAGCCGTCCAACTCCTGGACCTCCGTTACGATCCAGCCCTCGAAGCGGTAGGGGGGGCGTCCGACCTTTCCGGCCCGCGAACTCCGCAGACCGAACCGCCGGACATGAGCGAACCGCTCGCGCGGCTGCTCGATCTGCCCGATCCGCCCACCGCCCTGATCGTGCCCAGCGACTGGCAGGCCATCGGCGTCTACCGCGCCCTG is a genomic window of Phycisphaerae bacterium containing:
- a CDS encoding LacI family transcriptional regulator; the encoded protein is MKRLHGQPDTSTAAPATVTSVARHAGVSVGTVSRVLNNHPRVSAAARQAVERAIRELDYRPDPVARSLRRRGANGRVWTGNIGVFFPNTTHAMLQVPFMSRMVQGVQSELADNGYHLIISNTTDSSALPDVVRDRKVEGLLVHGDLGLDLCSRLTAALPAVSMGQHATGLPIAMVNVDNRAAVVTAATRLFALGHRRIGFVARDPEHRDFAERRDGYRQAVQLLDLRYDPALEAVGGASDLSGPRTPQTEPPDMSEPLARLLDLPDPPTALIVPSDWQAIGVYRALAARRRRIPDDLCVIGFDNDPGVCHSLTPALSSINYPSEQIGRQAVRLLLNQIREGSAMHRQTILIKSELIERASIAPVKRS